Proteins from a genomic interval of Desulfofustis limnaeus:
- a CDS encoding NADPH-dependent 2,4-dienoyl-CoA reductase — MNGDQQRYPHLFRPLDLGFTELKNRILMGSMHTGLEEERHGFKRMARYYGERAAGGVGLIVTGGVAPNRAGWIAPFSIRLASPSHIGKHRLITDAVHHHDGKICLQILHAGRYGYHPLCVAPSSIKAPINRFRPRALSRRGVKSTIDDFVRCAFLARQAGYDGVEVMGSEGYLINQFIVARTNKRTDEWGGSFANRIRFPVEIVKAIRNRLGEEFIIIYRLSMLDLVRDGSTWDEVVELAQAIEKAGATIINTGIGWHEARIPTIATVVPRAGFAWVTERLRGSVSVPLVATNRINMPDVAERVLAQGCADMVSMARPFLADPEWVVKAQAGREDEINTCIACNQACLDHIFSRRTATCLVNPRACRETEAPLVKTARVKRVAVVGGGPAGLACAATAAARGHRVTLFEARSELGGQFLLAKAIPGKEEFAETLRYFRRQLALHQVEVVLGRRATIDDLRAFDEIALACGVRPRKLELPGVDQPQVFAYDQILSGRCQVGSRVAIIGTGGIGFDMAAYLLQPSSLAPSVDSFLQEWGVDRTYGAGGGLGQPSRGKPVREIHMLQRSATKPGAGLGKTTGWIHRAALKRGGVTFWTGVTYQEINDRGLVFAQGKEQRLLEVDNVIVCAGQVSEHGPAEELTAAAISFQTIGGALLAAELDAKRAIFQGVSLADSW, encoded by the coding sequence ATGAACGGTGATCAGCAACGTTATCCTCATCTTTTCAGGCCGCTTGATCTCGGCTTTACCGAGTTGAAAAACCGGATTCTGATGGGCTCGATGCATACCGGACTGGAAGAGGAGCGCCACGGTTTTAAGCGTATGGCGCGTTACTACGGTGAAAGGGCCGCAGGTGGGGTCGGGTTGATTGTCACCGGGGGTGTTGCCCCTAACCGAGCCGGTTGGATAGCCCCTTTTTCCATCCGTTTGGCGAGCCCGTCCCACATCGGCAAGCACCGGTTGATAACCGATGCGGTTCATCATCATGACGGTAAGATCTGCCTGCAGATCCTGCATGCCGGCCGTTACGGTTACCATCCGCTCTGCGTGGCGCCATCCTCGATCAAGGCCCCGATCAACCGGTTCCGTCCCCGGGCCTTGTCCCGACGAGGGGTCAAATCTACCATCGATGACTTCGTCCGTTGTGCCTTCCTGGCCCGACAGGCCGGTTACGACGGGGTTGAGGTGATGGGATCGGAAGGTTATCTGATCAATCAGTTCATTGTCGCCAGGACCAATAAGCGCACGGACGAGTGGGGCGGCTCATTCGCCAATCGGATCAGGTTTCCGGTGGAGATTGTCAAGGCGATCAGAAATCGCCTGGGTGAAGAATTCATCATCATCTATCGGTTGTCCATGCTTGACCTCGTTCGAGACGGCAGCACCTGGGATGAGGTGGTCGAACTGGCGCAAGCCATCGAAAAGGCCGGTGCAACAATCATCAATACCGGTATCGGTTGGCATGAGGCGCGCATCCCCACCATCGCCACCGTGGTGCCGCGAGCCGGTTTTGCCTGGGTGACGGAACGGTTACGCGGGTCGGTCTCGGTGCCGCTGGTGGCGACCAATCGCATCAACATGCCCGATGTTGCCGAGAGGGTTCTCGCCCAGGGGTGCGCCGATATGGTCAGCATGGCCCGCCCCTTTCTTGCCGATCCGGAATGGGTGGTCAAGGCGCAGGCCGGCCGCGAGGATGAGATCAATACTTGCATCGCCTGCAACCAAGCCTGCCTGGATCACATCTTTTCCCGCCGGACGGCCACCTGTCTTGTCAATCCTCGCGCCTGCCGGGAGACCGAGGCGCCCCTGGTCAAAACCGCTCGGGTGAAGCGGGTGGCCGTGGTCGGCGGTGGTCCGGCCGGTCTGGCCTGCGCCGCCACGGCAGCGGCTCGGGGACACCGGGTGACGTTGTTTGAGGCCCGATCCGAATTGGGCGGGCAGTTTCTGCTGGCCAAGGCGATTCCGGGTAAAGAGGAATTCGCAGAAACACTCCGGTATTTCCGGCGGCAATTGGCGTTGCACCAGGTCGAGGTGGTGTTGGGACGCCGGGCCACGATCGATGATCTTCGAGCGTTTGACGAGATCGCCCTGGCCTGTGGCGTACGACCGAGAAAACTTGAATTGCCGGGAGTCGACCAGCCGCAGGTATTTGCCTACGACCAGATTCTCTCCGGCAGATGTCAGGTCGGGTCGCGGGTGGCCATCATCGGTACCGGAGGCATCGGCTTCGATATGGCAGCTTATCTGCTCCAACCCTCGTCGTTGGCGCCTAGCGTTGACTCTTTCCTACAGGAGTGGGGTGTGGACCGGACCTATGGTGCCGGCGGAGGGCTTGGTCAGCCCTCCCGTGGGAAACCGGTACGTGAAATTCATATGCTGCAGCGCTCGGCCACCAAACCGGGAGCCGGGTTGGGCAAAACCACCGGCTGGATTCATCGGGCCGCCCTGAAGCGCGGCGGTGTCACCTTTTGGACCGGGGTTACGTACCAGGAAATAAATGACCGCGGTTTAGTGTTTGCTCAGGGAAAAGAACAACGGTTGTTGGAGGTGGACAACGTCATCGTCTGTGCCGGCCAGGTGTCGGAGCATGGCCCGGCCGAGGAGCTGACTGCTGCCGCCATCTCCTTTCAAACGATCGGAGGGGCGCTGCTGGCCGCCGAACTCGACGCCAAGCGAGCGATATTTCAAGGTGTTTCGCTTGCCGACAGCTGGTAG
- a CDS encoding radical SAM protein, protein MDYQGSIYRPPSEANSILLQVTVGCSHNACSFCGMYKGVRFAIKDERTVAADIEYAARHCRRQNRVFLCDGDALILPNPRLIAILQAIREKLPWVTRVGLYATPRSIDRKSVEELRQLRQLGLGIAYLGLESGDNQTLAEIGKGANADQMIAVGRKIRSAGMALSITVLLGIAGPQRSVVHAEETGRVLSAINPEYVGALSLMLVPGTDLYERCRRGDWHQPEPRHLLAELGIMIARTHLTDGLFHANHASNYLPIKAHLPRDKAVALTLIEKALQGGVNLRPERYRAL, encoded by the coding sequence ATGGATTATCAGGGATCAATCTATCGTCCGCCCAGCGAGGCAAACTCCATCCTGCTCCAGGTTACCGTCGGTTGCTCACACAACGCGTGTTCCTTTTGCGGCATGTACAAAGGAGTCCGCTTCGCCATAAAAGACGAACGCACCGTAGCCGCCGACATTGAATATGCCGCTCGCCACTGCCGGCGACAGAATCGGGTCTTTCTCTGTGACGGCGATGCGCTGATACTACCGAACCCAAGGCTGATCGCTATCTTGCAAGCGATCAGGGAAAAGCTTCCCTGGGTAACCCGGGTCGGTCTCTATGCCACACCCCGCAGCATCGACCGCAAATCCGTCGAGGAACTCCGGCAGCTGCGGCAGCTTGGCCTGGGCATCGCCTATCTGGGGCTGGAGAGCGGCGACAATCAGACACTCGCCGAGATCGGCAAAGGGGCCAACGCCGACCAGATGATTGCCGTGGGTCGAAAAATCCGTTCTGCCGGCATGGCGCTCTCCATCACCGTGTTGCTCGGCATCGCCGGACCACAACGATCGGTCGTGCACGCCGAGGAAACCGGTCGGGTACTCAGTGCCATCAACCCTGAATATGTCGGCGCCCTCAGTCTGATGCTGGTTCCCGGCACCGATCTGTACGAGCGCTGCCGGCGTGGTGACTGGCATCAACCGGAGCCGCGCCACCTGCTCGCCGAACTGGGTATCATGATCGCCCGCACCCATTTGACCGACGGGCTGTTTCACGCCAACCACGCCTCCAACTACCTTCCCATCAAGGCGCACCTGCCCCGGGACAAAGCCGTTGCCCTGACACTCATTGAAAAGGCCTTGCAGGGCGGTGTCAACCTGCGCCCGGAACGCTACCGGGCCTTATGA
- a CDS encoding OmpP1/FadL family transporter, translated as MKKTISLVALASVFAVGTAYASGYRIPEQSADSVAKAGAHIASAQGADASYYNPANMSWAADGWLSEVDLTYIHLTEIDYTDARSPLMNGTSETENFLLPTLFLVSPDYNDFRFGFSVTAPYGLAKRWNDTFPATYARKFSLQVFDVNPSVSYAVNDYLSVAGGVRMLMAKAVARNGGRTATGIGFSRDLEGDWEIDWGYNLAVAVQPNDALNLSVTYRSNVDLGLTGDATLFTNYPSPYVFESGGNVELPAPAVLTVAAAYTWEQMTVELAWDRTFWSEYEELDIQYSRPLMHPVLAQIFGPAVPKDWDDTSAYRISVSYDFNESFTGMAGFAFDENPVPDESINFELPDSDAYLFSIGGRYKLNEQMEMALGLLYDYKESRKVRNATLAGEFEGASAILVSAGFSYKF; from the coding sequence ATGAAAAAGACGATTTCTTTGGTGGCCTTGGCCTCGGTGTTTGCGGTGGGGACGGCGTACGCATCGGGCTATCGGATTCCGGAACAGTCGGCCGATTCGGTGGCCAAGGCGGGCGCCCATATCGCCTCGGCGCAGGGCGCGGATGCGAGCTATTACAACCCGGCGAACATGAGCTGGGCGGCGGACGGCTGGCTGTCCGAGGTCGACCTGACCTACATCCACCTGACCGAGATCGACTACACCGATGCCCGGTCACCGCTGATGAACGGCACCTCGGAGACGGAGAATTTCCTGTTGCCCACGCTGTTCCTGGTTTCCCCGGACTACAACGATTTTCGCTTCGGTTTTTCGGTGACGGCCCCGTATGGACTGGCCAAACGGTGGAACGACACCTTTCCAGCCACCTATGCGCGCAAGTTTTCGCTGCAGGTGTTCGATGTGAACCCGTCGGTCTCCTACGCGGTCAACGATTATCTGTCGGTGGCCGGTGGCGTGCGGATGCTGATGGCCAAGGCGGTGGCGCGCAACGGCGGGCGGACGGCAACGGGAATCGGCTTCAGCCGGGATCTGGAAGGTGACTGGGAGATCGACTGGGGGTACAACCTGGCGGTGGCGGTGCAGCCGAACGACGCCTTGAACCTGTCGGTGACCTACCGGTCCAATGTGGACCTGGGGCTGACCGGGGACGCGACGCTGTTCACCAACTACCCGTCACCGTACGTGTTCGAGTCGGGCGGCAACGTGGAACTGCCGGCCCCGGCGGTGTTGACGGTGGCGGCGGCCTACACCTGGGAGCAGATGACGGTGGAGCTGGCCTGGGACCGGACCTTCTGGTCGGAGTACGAAGAGTTGGACATCCAGTATTCGCGGCCGTTGATGCACCCGGTGCTGGCCCAGATTTTCGGGCCGGCGGTGCCGAAGGACTGGGACGACACGAGTGCCTATCGGATCAGCGTGTCCTACGATTTCAACGAATCGTTCACCGGTATGGCGGGCTTTGCCTTTGATGAGAATCCGGTGCCGGATGAATCGATCAACTTCGAGTTGCCCGATTCGGACGCGTACCTGTTCTCCATCGGCGGTCGGTACAAGCTGAACGAGCAGATGGAGATGGCGCTGGGCCTGCTGTACGACTACAAGGAGTCGCGCAAGGTGCGCAACGCCACACTGGCGGGTGAGTTCGAGGGCGCCTCGGCGATCCTCGTTTCCGCCGGCTTCAGCTATAAGTTCTGA
- a CDS encoding acyl-CoA thioesterase, which produces MTEYLTEIKVRGYHADFYGHVNNARYLEFFEEDRWAQLESKIDLQRWANSGRIFLVVNINVNYRKAVGVGETLLVSTALERVGNKSAVLRQEIVLKQTKECVADALVTFVVRDGSGKAMVMAGELHEELSKLGKP; this is translated from the coding sequence ATGACTGAGTATCTGACGGAAATCAAAGTCCGCGGCTATCATGCGGACTTCTATGGCCACGTCAACAACGCCCGCTACCTGGAATTTTTCGAGGAAGATCGCTGGGCCCAACTGGAATCGAAAATCGATCTGCAGCGCTGGGCCAATAGCGGGAGGATCTTTCTCGTGGTCAATATCAATGTCAATTATCGCAAGGCCGTCGGTGTCGGGGAAACACTGCTGGTCTCCACTGCTCTGGAACGGGTGGGCAACAAGAGTGCGGTGTTGCGGCAGGAAATCGTTCTTAAGCAGACCAAGGAGTGCGTGGCTGATGCGCTGGTCACCTTTGTCGTTCGCGATGGCAGCGGTAAGGCCATGGTCATGGCGGGGGAGTTGCACGAAGAGCTGAGCAAGCTTGGAAAACCCTGA